A region of the Apium graveolens cultivar Ventura chromosome 6, ASM990537v1, whole genome shotgun sequence genome:
GACGGTGGCGCGTGGCTATCACAACTGCGTTTTCCAGTTATTCCTTTTTCCGATTGCAATTGTTTTGCTTCGGTTGACTGTGTTGCCTTGTTGTTGCTCTGTTCGATTGTTTTGATtgattaaattttattattttatttctgcaagaattattaaaaaaaatataaatatattcgTGATATAAATATTTATTTCGTGCAGGAATAATTgtattaatcggtgaaattcgcgTAGGATGTCCAATAAATGGAAACCCgcaaattttatcgccgtcggcgatgagcctcggggagccgacggtggacaatgatgattaattctgagtcctaaattataaataaataaaattagttgtaaagtaaattttgaaacaaaaatgaataataattaataaagtgaATTCGTATCGGTAGATGGGATTAATGAATTGGATCGTGAATTGCATGGTGTTgtgtttgttgttgtgattgacgtcgatttgatttcgacgggttagttcgataaacaaaggaaacgctgccccatttttgggaaattaattccgaaaatacgggaacgtaacctataattatcggggatgtcgaacgaggatatgtaattatattatatgaaacCAAATTATGTGTCGTGACAAAATATCTTATAAATAATTGATTACCCTATTTTCTTTTCAAAACAACGAGTATATGTACTTTCCAAAAATAAATACCGAACTGAATTTCGAGGATGTAAACtataattgttatgtgtattgtAATAATACATATGAATATGAgtcgggttatgaaatcgtatgggtagaagaGATAGTGGTATTACGTTCAGCTAGACGattatctaaattagggtattttaaccctgtaggtcctagtcggaagacccgagatttgacattggactaggaatgatctagtgattagacgtcgagattaacgaagttccaatcgaagggcctgagtgttgggatcgtatccaaaatgggatagtagtttgacgttaaagccgaacgttcaagtcgaatcaaagtcaaccaataatagcgattaaagcttattgaggcaagtattcctgatttttcttttaaaatactgcaaatatttcttcattcctattctaagttcagaatagttaactgttttatatttggctgcaattactcttattatgccagttcttttcattattgttcctatattatcgattgctctcttgagcaaatacccattctttcgggttatttgcgaaccgtgaattgggatgttttgaattcaaaatgatttgacatcaaaatactccacgggctggatgatgatgatgtgtgggattaagttttctaaggaccggaacatgaccggtgccttgagatgggccgtagagcctgggtacccgactggatctatacaggtaggtatagatctgcactgtatcctggctgatcagcaggatataggtgcgaactagtgtccagtctaatttgttgttgatcgccattaacggcattctctctctcgaaagttttatgattccaaaaaccggacaaaaccctgattcaggagatgaatcggggaatcgcttgtcacttttggatttataattaaaggttGGTGACatccaacgtttattcgctcaactgactcaaataaatagaattgtttaaagattttgtccgaaAATGTTCCTTTGATactaatgcttgaaactcaaattatatacttgctgagcatttttggctcactcttacctggtaaattcttatttctttcaaaagCAGATAAAgttaaaagtgaatagctttcgttagacagcAGAAGCTAGAGAGATCTCCACTGCGAGAGGAcaaagatgttagaaaaatatgacaaggacgttagcataaaggtatttacactcgtATTGTAGTGGTTGTAAATTGTAAAatgttagattcttgtttcataccataacctgtaaacgatccggattcaaggggttaatttaatattcttttatgttatgtaaagattgtttagtaacaccaaatcttgaacccggatttgggttgttacagtaCCAGGGGGTAAAATCAACACCGACATTAAATTTATTCGTAtaatttcgtgttcgtgtaccgGAAAAGTTTGTGTTATCATGTACTGTGTTATTCTGTACTGTACGAAATTGGCGGCTCTACTAtatataggctttacaaataCATCAAAAGTAACCACTACTAATTAGTGGATAAATACATGCTCATAATTAGCTTCATAACTCCACTATTCCACTactaaataattctaaaataataattttttttaataactaaTCTATtactaaatattttaaatatctAAATTAAATACAATTAACTAAATAATACTCGATGAATACATCTAACGGTACGTAGCATAGCAAGAATAAAATGGAAGtacataaagtaataaaaaacGAGGGGGAAATTTAGAATAAATGTTTTATTTTGTACAAACGTCCCGTATTATTTTAATCTGGGAGGCCCAGTTTTGGAATAAGTTAAAGACTGTAGTAGTGGGCTGATGATTATTCTTATGTTCAGAACTTGCTCTTGGAAGTGTAAACACAAGCGGCCCTAATAATTTTTAACTTGAGTTGAATGACACCACAGTCCATCACCAAGAAGTTAACAAACAAGTGGGAGAGGCAGGATTCGAACCCACGTAGAAAAAATTCAACAGATTTACAGTCTGAAAAAACACTGATTACTCTGTCTATTACTTTCCTCTATTATATTTACTTACATTTAAATATTCTCATCAATTTacttatttttcttatttttatcagtaattatattttttcttaaacttcatgTTCAAAGTCAATGCAAAGAATTGAGTAAGACAGAAAGAATATATGTTTCTTTGGGTGGGTAGAATATATATTTAAAGATTTATTCACTAATGTTTTTCTGTAATGTAAGATTATATGCAACCCAACGTCTCCTCTTAATTATGCTATaaggttaaaatgatttttttaatttgttAATTGTATAGTCAGTAAGTCTAATCAACATATCAGCTCGGGtcaaattaaaaatattaaagtaTTGTTCTATTTATTTATAGATTATATGACCCGAAATCATCTATATAATCTTGAaattttaaaactaataattaaattaagagtagttaattattatacataacACTATTATatcaaaaaatcattttcatcGTCTAAATTTTAGCtaactatttttttttaaaaaaaataataatattataactGATTAATTTAACTAACGTTCCCGGAGATGCTTGTTTTGTCAAAACTCAAACAATATATACATTGTACTACAATAAAAAAGAGAGGAGGGGTTCACATTGAAAGAAACGTAGAGCTAAATCTAAATCTAAATCTAAAGAAAACATAGTTGGTAGCGTCCGTGCATGTATGACTGCTGAATCGATGACATCAACCGTTTTCTCACCTCCAGATCATGCCAAATCTATGAGCGGCATATTTTTATATGAATATCCTTATAGAGAACAGAAGGCTTCAGCTGGGATAAGAACACGCCCGCCCAACCATGTCTTGTCCGAGGTCACTATTTTGTCAtatcaaccccccccccccccccccggtTCCCTTGAACATAAGTCAAATTTATATATAGTTGattgttttttttataattaaaataaccACCCATTACATTAATCAAATTGTAGATACTTATGATACCAGCTGGTAGGGTATGTATGGCTAGGCAAGCATGTGCATGTATATAAAAATGTATCTGCCTGCATCTATAGAGTTACATTAATGCACTGAGTTTCTCTTACAAAAGAGAGTAAGATTCTTGAGCAGTGAAGCCCCATCATATATGTGAGTCAATAGATGAGTGAGTGAGTAGCCTTTTCTAACTGCACAACTCAAGCAGGTTAGTCCTTTGTTTTACAAATCCATTCTTTCTTTTTTGTGATTCTTAGTATGAATCTTGTTATATATGATGTTGTTAGTTATGTATGTATCCCTGTTCTTGTGATTATGAATGAATCTTGTTTATATATGATACTTTTCAAGTTTTGTTTTAGCTTTGAACAAAGCTTAAAATGTTGGGTTGCAAGGACAAgattaaaaaataatatacaaGTAGCTGTAGTATTAGTTACATTCAAGTATTGGAGATGAGGATTTGGGTTGGTGCATCATATTCATATTCATTCATGGGGATGGGGTTGATACAATTTACAACCCAACGGAAAAAGCTGGAAGGATAACCCCCTTAAAGAAAAGCTTGGCCTGGCTTTCTTGTAATCTTATTATTATCCATGGACCATCATTAATACTTGATACTTATTTACATATTCAACATAATTTCCACCATTTCTGCCCACCACTAAAGTCCACAATCCCTGTAAACCATACTCACATTCACATACATCAACTTGTCCTTGTACTTGGGACACTGCTTCCATATTCAATTTTCAAACAAGCCTTCATACTCTTTGACTAACTAATCCATGTTATGGTCCCTCTGCTTTATTTCAAAATTCAGGCCTGTCTTTTTCAACCCAAACACCATAATCATACAGGAGGGAGAGACTATTAAACACTTCtcttaatatatttttttattcatGAAAATCCTAGGACCATTAACACAAGTTCACACTTCACCTCAATTATATATGTATTGGACTCTTTCACATAACTCAAGTAtgtgctgctgctgctgctgccgcctcaaataaatttatttccCTTCTTTGTTCTTCTGATTCTTCCATGAGGTTAGCTGTTATTATTATGTACAACAATAATTCTGCCCTTGTATTCGTTTTTTTTTTACTATTTCTTCCCTTTGATTCTTAAAGTAGCTTTAATTGTAGTTTGTTGAGGTGACATTGAATAGTATTGTTTATATTCATACTactttacaaaaataaaaaacccCTGTGTAAATTTTAATATAAGCTTTGACATCGTTTAATTTCGAGCATTGACAGCAATTACCCTGTTTATAGTAAGTGCATCTCTTGATTACTAGAGATGAGAGAAAAAACAAACCTGAGATTCTGGTTTGTACTACAGGATATATGCTACTTGTGATCAGtcttttctttttcctttatAATTAATCTGTGCAGTTAATTCTGTCTCACTCCATGAAAATGTAATTATGCAGTATTAAGCCAACTTTGAATTCTTGGTCGTATACTTCTGATCTGAAGACATGTCTGACACAAATATGCCAGAAGCCAAAGTAGAAGATGATATTTATACAAAAGATGGGACTCTGGATTATAAAAACCAGCCTGCTAATAAGAATACAACCGGAACCTGGAAGGCCTGCCCTTATATTCTTGGTACTATTCGTGATAATCATTAGTGCGAGCAAAATTTTGTTATGGAAAATCGGTAATATGATACTGATTCTTGTAATAACTATCGTCAGGAAATGAATGCTGTGAAAGGTTAGCATACTATGGGATGAGCACTAATCTGTtgctatattttaaaaatcacCTCAACCAACACAGCGCAACAGCTTCAAGAAATCTCTCAAATTGGTCTGGGACATGCTACATCACACCTCTGATTGGAGCATTTCTGGCTGATGCCTATCTTGGAAGATATTGGACAATTGCTGGCTTCTCAATCATCTACGTTATTGTGAGTTTAATCTATGTTGTTTACTTGTTTTCAAGATCAAAAATCTGAAAAGACATTGTTTATTTGTATGTCGTAGCCAAACTTTTAGATATGTTATATGGCAAAATATTTCAAGGTTCTGTTTTTTTATTTTGCTAAACAAGGTTCTGTTTTTGACAATAAGATGCCAATTTTTATGCAGGGAATGACACTTTTAACATTATCAGCATCAGTTCCTGGCCTAAAACCTACTTGTGTAAGCAAAGATGATTGCCATGCAACAGAATTTCAAAGTGCAATCTGCTTCACAGCACTTTACCTGGTTGCACTGGGAACTGGAGGTATTAAGCCTTGCGTGTCATCATATGGGGCAGATCAGTTTGATGATGATGACGAAGTTGAGAAGAAGTACAAGAGTTCATTTTTCAATTGGTTCTATTTCTCAATAAATATCGGTGCACTCATTGCTTCTTCCTTACTAGTCTATGTACAAGATAATGTTGGGTGGGGCTGGGGCTTCGGTATTCCTGCTGTGGCCATGGCAGTTGCAGTAGTTTCTTTCTTCTCAGGTACTAAATTGTATCGCAACCAGAAGCCTGGAGGAAGTCCTCTCACTCGCCTTTGCCAAGTGATGGTGGCTTCTTGGAGAAAGTATCATGTTCAGGTTCCAGAGGACAAGTCTCTTTTATATGAGACTGCAGATGCAGAGTCTGCTATTGTAGGTAGTCGCAAACTTGAGCACAGTAAAGATTTTAGGTAACTCCTATCAGATGTCCCCAGTAAATTATTTAATTTCTTGTTCAGGAAAAAAAGATTCTTACATACAAACCATGAACGAATAAAAGGTATAAGTTTTTCACGTTTCAGGTTCTTTGACAAGGCAGCTGTAGAGGTACAGTCTGATCATATAAAAGGTACTCCTGATCCATGGAGACTTTGTACTGTTACTCAAGTCGAGGAGCTGAAAGCAATCATAAAACTGCTGCCAGTATGGGCTACAGGTATCGTATTCAGTACTGTCTATGCGCAAATGGGAAATTTATTTGTGTTGCAAGGATCCTACATGGATATTAGCCTTGGAGGTAATGGCTTCGAAATCCCACCAGCATCTCTTAGCATATTTGACACCCTTAGCGTCATTTTCTGGGTTCCCGTGTACGATCAAATAATAGTTCCAGTTGCAAGAAAGTTTACAGGCCACAAAAGTGGCATTACTCAACTGCAGAGAATGGGGACGGGATTAGTTATATCAATATTTGCTATGGTAGCTGCAGGGGTTTTAGAA
Encoded here:
- the LOC141666529 gene encoding protein NRT1/ PTR FAMILY 8.2-like, with the translated sequence MSDTNMPEAKVEDDIYTKDGTLDYKNQPANKNTTGTWKACPYILGNECCERLAYYGMSTNLLLYFKNHLNQHSATASRNLSNWSGTCYITPLIGAFLADAYLGRYWTIAGFSIIYVIGMTLLTLSASVPGLKPTCVSKDDCHATEFQSAICFTALYLVALGTGGIKPCVSSYGADQFDDDDEVEKKYKSSFFNWFYFSINIGALIASSLLVYVQDNVGWGWGFGIPAVAMAVAVVSFFSGTKLYRNQKPGGSPLTRLCQVMVASWRKYHVQVPEDKSLLYETADAESAIVGSRKLEHSKDFRFFDKAAVEVQSDHIKGTPDPWRLCTVTQVEELKAIIKLLPVWATGIVFSTVYAQMGNLFVLQGSYMDISLGGNGFEIPPASLSIFDTLSVIFWVPVYDQIIVPVARKFTGHKSGITQLQRMGTGLVISIFAMVAAGVLEIVRLDIVKRHNYYDLDHMPMTIFWQVPQYFLIGCAEVFTFIGQLEFFYQQAPDSMRSFCSALSLTTVALGSYLSSLLVTIVTDISTKNGKLGWIPDNLNRGHLQYFFWLLTVLSVLNLGVFLLVSKWYTYKKAVGTLR